A section of the Paenibacillus yonginensis genome encodes:
- the argS gene encoding arginine--tRNA ligase has product MSTQNPLEQINQAVKTAIVEAITAAGLASAEEIPAIALEVPKDKAHGDLATNAAMQLTKIAKKNPRQIAEDILNHLDYGKASIEKAEIAGPGFINFTLGKSYLYPVITQVYAEGENYGRVQIGSGQKVQVEFVSANPTGSLHLGHARGAAVGDALCNVLDFAGYDVTREYYINDAGNQIVNLSKSIEARYLQELGQEAEIPEDGYHGEDIKGFAKELVAQKGDSLLSYSPDERAAFFRKYGLEKELDKIKRDLGRFRVRFDVWFSESSLYENGQVEASLEELRAKGQTYEQDGATWLRTTDYGDDKDRVLVKNDGTYTYMTPDVAYHRNKYNRGFDRMINIFGADHHGYIPRLKAAMEALGNDPNKLTVLIAQMVSLFQDGEKVKMSKRTGKAVTMVDLMDEVGVDAIRYFFTMRSMDSHLDFDMDLAISTSNENPVYYVQYAHARICSIFRQAEEQGVALPAPDSVPFHKLTTEHEYDLLRKIGELPEEIAVAANGYAPHRIVRYVYELAALLHSYYRAERVITEDAEQTAARLALLGAVRITIANVLKLIGVEAPERM; this is encoded by the coding sequence ATGTCAACCCAAAACCCGTTAGAGCAGATCAACCAGGCGGTCAAAACAGCGATTGTCGAAGCCATTACGGCTGCCGGTCTGGCTTCTGCCGAAGAAATTCCGGCGATTGCCCTCGAGGTGCCTAAGGACAAGGCACATGGCGATCTGGCCACCAACGCAGCTATGCAGCTGACCAAAATCGCCAAGAAGAATCCGCGCCAAATTGCGGAGGATATCCTGAACCATCTGGATTATGGCAAAGCTTCGATTGAGAAAGCGGAAATCGCCGGGCCGGGGTTCATCAATTTTACACTTGGAAAAAGCTATCTTTATCCGGTCATTACCCAGGTATACGCCGAAGGTGAAAATTACGGGCGCGTTCAAATCGGCAGCGGACAAAAGGTACAAGTCGAGTTTGTCAGTGCCAATCCTACGGGAAGCCTGCATTTGGGACATGCCCGCGGCGCGGCTGTAGGCGATGCCTTGTGCAATGTGCTGGATTTCGCCGGGTACGACGTAACCCGCGAATATTACATTAACGATGCCGGCAATCAGATCGTGAATCTGAGCAAATCGATCGAGGCCCGTTACCTGCAGGAGCTCGGACAAGAAGCCGAGATACCGGAGGACGGCTACCATGGCGAAGACATCAAAGGTTTTGCCAAGGAGCTCGTGGCTCAGAAAGGCGATTCGCTGCTGTCCTATTCGCCGGACGAACGGGCGGCTTTCTTCCGCAAATACGGACTGGAGAAAGAGCTGGACAAAATCAAACGCGATCTTGGCCGTTTCCGCGTACGTTTTGACGTCTGGTTCAGCGAAAGTTCGCTGTATGAGAATGGACAAGTGGAAGCTTCTCTGGAGGAGCTTCGCGCCAAAGGACAAACCTATGAGCAGGACGGGGCAACCTGGCTGCGCACAACCGATTACGGGGATGACAAAGACCGCGTTCTGGTGAAAAATGACGGCACGTACACGTACATGACGCCTGACGTGGCTTACCACCGCAACAAATACAACCGCGGCTTCGACCGGATGATCAATATTTTTGGTGCCGACCACCACGGCTACATTCCGCGCCTTAAAGCGGCGATGGAGGCGCTTGGCAATGATCCAAATAAACTGACTGTGCTGATTGCACAGATGGTCAGCCTGTTCCAGGACGGCGAGAAGGTCAAAATGTCCAAGCGTACCGGCAAAGCTGTCACGATGGTAGACCTGATGGATGAAGTCGGCGTTGATGCTATCCGTTACTTCTTTACGATGCGCAGCATGGATTCCCATCTCGACTTCGACATGGACCTTGCTATTTCGACATCGAATGAGAACCCGGTTTATTATGTGCAATACGCGCATGCCCGGATCTGCAGCATTTTCCGCCAGGCGGAAGAACAGGGAGTGGCGCTTCCTGCACCGGACAGCGTTCCGTTCCACAAGCTGACCACTGAACATGAATACGACCTGCTCCGCAAGATCGGCGAGCTGCCGGAAGAAATCGCAGTGGCTGCCAATGGCTATGCGCCGCATCGTATCGTGCGTTATGTATACGAGCTGGCTGCTTTGCTGCACAGCTACTACAGAGCAGAGCGCGTCATTACGGAAGACGCGGAGCAGACCGCTGCCCGTCTCGCGCTGCTCGGCGCCGTCCGCATTACGATTGCTAATGTGCTGAAGCTGATCGGTGTGGAAGCTCCTGAGCGGATGTAA
- a CDS encoding DUF1934 domain-containing protein produces MVEYDKEIIEMGLKAMPGSQAVAITLTSFDGTDKTVQHMRGELVQGAAGSYIRYEEPEPGPKGGKTRTTVRISGGELRVLRHGEVESQQTFSAGQKLPGFYRSPFTTFNLSTDTKSVDIRLNGAEGTLDWVYDLYVYEELAGRFTISLQIQEEV; encoded by the coding sequence ATGGTAGAGTATGATAAAGAGATTATAGAAATGGGGCTGAAAGCAATGCCAGGCAGTCAGGCTGTGGCCATTACCCTGACAAGCTTTGATGGAACGGATAAGACGGTGCAGCATATGCGCGGCGAACTGGTGCAGGGAGCGGCGGGCAGCTATATCCGTTATGAAGAGCCGGAGCCCGGACCGAAAGGCGGCAAGACGCGGACTACCGTACGAATCAGCGGCGGCGAGCTTAGAGTGCTGCGCCACGGTGAAGTCGAGTCGCAGCAGACGTTCAGCGCCGGTCAAAAGCTTCCCGGTTTCTACCGCTCCCCGTTTACGACCTTTAACCTTTCGACGGATACGAAGTCGGTCGATATCCGGTTAAACGGAGCCGAAGGGACGCTGGACTGGGTTTACGATTTATATGTCTATGAGGAACTGGCAGGCCGGTTCACCATTAGTTTGCAAATACAGGAGGAAGTCTGA
- a CDS encoding WD40/YVTN/BNR-like repeat-containing protein yields MTETRRMMSSLMKIAASAVLTAGLSMAGMASSVSVQVSAAASPVCGSGDHGLLRDLQKKHKEPDQQPLHFTDIHFLNDLTGRAAGNGFLIGTSDGGCHWQEIYKGAWQFTQIDFPDNVKGWALAAASDQGPNYLISTADGGAHWKRIDSIPEHFKNLKTVGGTSLRTAFINLQTGPTAGKR; encoded by the coding sequence ATGACAGAGACCAGACGGATGATGAGTTCTTTAATGAAGATAGCGGCTTCAGCTGTTCTAACAGCCGGACTTTCCATGGCGGGAATGGCTTCTTCCGTATCTGTCCAGGTATCAGCGGCGGCCAGCCCGGTTTGCGGCAGCGGCGACCATGGCCTCCTCAGGGATTTGCAGAAGAAGCATAAGGAGCCGGATCAGCAGCCGCTGCATTTCACCGACATTCACTTTCTGAACGATTTGACGGGGCGTGCCGCAGGGAACGGGTTCTTGATCGGCACCTCGGACGGCGGCTGCCATTGGCAGGAGATTTACAAGGGAGCCTGGCAGTTCACGCAGATTGATTTCCCTGACAACGTGAAGGGCTGGGCCTTGGCAGCGGCTTCAGACCAAGGTCCCAACTATCTGATTTCGACCGCGGACGGGGGCGCCCATTGGAAACGGATCGACAGTATCCCTGAGCATTTCAAAAATCTGAAGACGGTGGGCGGCACTTCACTTCGAACAGCATTTATCAATCTACAGACGGGGCCCACAGCTGGAAAAAGGTGA
- the speE gene encoding polyamine aminopropyltransferase, translating into MELWFTEKQTPAFGITAKVTETFVAEKTEFQDLAMLDTEEFGRMLVLDGMVMTTIKDEFVYHEMVAHPALFTHPNPKQVLVVGGGDGGVIREILKHPEVEKAVLVEIDGKVIEYSKKYLPEISGELDNPRVEVLVNDGYMHIIESKNQYDVIMVDSTEPVGPAAPLFERGFYQGIYEALREDGIFVAQTDNPWFKSDLIRKVTKDVKEIFPIVRVYGANIPTYPSGLWTFTMGSKAHDPLQVDISKIPELQTKYYSPRLHQAAFVLPKFVEDLVR; encoded by the coding sequence GTGGAATTGTGGTTTACGGAGAAGCAGACCCCTGCGTTTGGCATTACGGCCAAAGTGACGGAAACCTTTGTTGCGGAGAAGACGGAATTTCAGGATTTAGCGATGCTGGATACCGAAGAGTTTGGCCGCATGCTGGTGCTGGACGGGATGGTCATGACCACGATTAAAGACGAATTTGTTTATCATGAAATGGTGGCTCATCCCGCTTTGTTCACTCACCCCAATCCTAAGCAGGTATTAGTGGTAGGCGGAGGCGACGGCGGCGTGATCCGCGAAATTCTGAAGCATCCCGAAGTGGAGAAGGCCGTTCTGGTGGAGATTGACGGCAAAGTGATCGAATATTCAAAGAAATATTTGCCCGAAATTTCCGGCGAGTTAGACAATCCCCGGGTTGAGGTGCTGGTGAACGACGGCTACATGCATATTATTGAAAGCAAAAATCAATACGACGTCATCATGGTCGACTCCACCGAGCCGGTGGGACCGGCCGCGCCGCTCTTCGAGCGCGGCTTCTATCAGGGCATTTATGAGGCGCTCAGGGAGGATGGCATCTTTGTGGCCCAAACGGACAATCCTTGGTTTAAGTCGGATTTGATCCGGAAGGTTACTAAGGATGTCAAAGAGATTTTTCCAATCGTGCGCGTGTATGGGGCTAATATCCCGACTTACCCCTCCGGACTGTGGACGTTCACGATGGGCAGCAAGGCCCACGATCCGCTTCAGGTGGACATCAGCAAAATCCCGGAGCTGCAAACGAAATATTACTCGCCTCGTCTGCATCAAGCCGCTTTTGTCCTGCCCAAATTTGTCGAAGATTTGGTGAGATAG
- a CDS encoding transglycosylase domain-containing protein yields MQRRSGNARKPKRGRLRTLFRLTLAVAALGAAALGILLVYLYQSPLPPIDSDQNSIMFDASGEPAAVFSPAEKNQANVKLDQIAPSLIQATLAVEDRHFYEHIGFDFKGMARAVLVNLEHLDKVQGASTLTQQLARNLYLTHERTWTRKAKEALYTAQLEMKYSKPDILQMYLNQIYYGHGAYGIEAAARTYFGKPAKDLTLAESAMLAGIPKGPTYYSPFNHMKNAKDRQKTVLGTMVDNGYITREQADQAYTQLLNFQSPSLRTTDDKAPYFRDYVRSVLIDDLGISEDLLDHGGLKVYTTLDTEAQAAAEAAVQSGVGNDGELEAALVSIDPRNGYVKALVGGTNYIKSQYNHVFATTRQPGSSFKPIMYLTALASKKMTVASQFNSEPTLFHYDDNRKTYSPKNFGEKYLGEINMKRAIAASDNIYAVNTLMTVGADNVIDMARRMGITSKLQAVPSLALGTSPVSPFEMASAFAVISNQGRSVKPVAVLKVTDAFDSVLYEAPKAQSVQVVEPAAAYVLTHMMEGVFDTGGTGSRVSALMKRPVAGKTGTTSTDAWLVGFTPELSTAVWVGYDKGKTLGTAASRKAAPIFATYTEKALAKVPPKMFPVPEGVVSAYIDTATGKLADASCGDKELEVFIAGTEPKETCTGSAPPAKSEPAPEPAKEQSHSWWQDLKRWWME; encoded by the coding sequence ATGCAGAGACGATCTGGAAATGCCCGCAAACCGAAAAGGGGGCGACTGAGAACGCTGTTCAGGCTGACTTTGGCTGTTGCCGCGCTCGGTGCAGCCGCTTTAGGCATTCTGCTTGTTTATTTATATCAGTCTCCGCTGCCGCCGATAGATTCCGACCAGAACTCTATTATGTTCGATGCCAGCGGTGAACCGGCAGCCGTCTTCTCCCCCGCCGAGAAAAATCAGGCGAACGTCAAGCTGGACCAGATTGCCCCTTCCCTGATTCAGGCTACGCTGGCCGTCGAGGACCGGCATTTCTACGAGCATATCGGCTTTGATTTTAAAGGGATGGCCCGGGCCGTTCTCGTGAACCTCGAGCATCTGGATAAAGTTCAGGGCGCCAGTACGCTGACCCAGCAGCTGGCCCGGAATCTGTATCTGACCCATGAGCGGACCTGGACACGCAAAGCAAAGGAAGCTTTATATACGGCTCAGCTGGAGATGAAGTACAGCAAACCGGACATTTTGCAGATGTATTTGAACCAGATCTATTATGGACATGGCGCCTACGGCATTGAAGCCGCAGCCAGAACGTATTTCGGCAAACCCGCCAAGGATCTGACGCTGGCAGAAAGCGCTATGCTGGCCGGAATCCCGAAGGGACCTACTTATTATTCGCCTTTTAACCATATGAAGAATGCTAAAGACCGCCAGAAGACGGTGCTTGGCACCATGGTCGATAACGGCTATATTACGCGCGAACAGGCCGATCAGGCTTATACGCAGCTGCTGAACTTCCAGTCTCCTTCCCTGCGGACAACCGATGATAAAGCGCCCTATTTCCGCGACTACGTTCGCAGCGTCCTGATCGACGATCTCGGCATCAGCGAAGATCTGCTGGATCATGGCGGCCTGAAGGTTTATACCACGCTCGACACGGAGGCGCAGGCAGCGGCAGAGGCAGCGGTGCAATCGGGCGTTGGCAACGATGGAGAGCTCGAAGCCGCACTGGTTTCAATCGACCCGCGAAACGGGTACGTCAAAGCGCTGGTAGGTGGAACCAACTATATAAAAAGCCAATACAATCACGTGTTTGCAACCACCCGCCAGCCCGGTTCGTCCTTTAAGCCGATCATGTATTTAACAGCGCTGGCGTCCAAGAAAATGACGGTGGCCAGCCAGTTTAACAGCGAACCCACCCTGTTTCATTATGATGATAACCGGAAGACCTACAGCCCCAAGAACTTCGGTGAAAAATATCTCGGCGAAATCAACATGAAACGGGCAATCGCCGCCTCGGACAACATCTACGCCGTAAATACCCTGATGACCGTTGGCGCGGACAACGTCATTGATATGGCCCGGCGGATGGGCATTACGAGCAAGCTCCAGGCGGTCCCATCGCTTGCGCTCGGAACCTCGCCAGTCAGCCCGTTTGAAATGGCGTCGGCCTTCGCCGTCATCAGCAACCAGGGCCGCAGCGTCAAGCCCGTTGCCGTCCTGAAAGTGACGGATGCCTTCGACAGCGTGCTGTATGAAGCGCCGAAGGCGCAATCGGTGCAGGTGGTCGAACCCGCCGCTGCTTATGTGCTGACGCACATGATGGAGGGTGTGTTCGACACCGGCGGCACCGGCAGCCGCGTCTCGGCGCTGATGAAGCGCCCGGTCGCCGGCAAGACGGGCACGACCAGCACCGATGCCTGGCTGGTCGGCTTCACGCCGGAGCTGTCCACCGCCGTCTGGGTCGGCTACGACAAAGGCAAGACGCTTGGCACCGCCGCCTCGCGCAAGGCAGCCCCGATCTTCGCCACTTACACGGAGAAGGCGCTGGCGAAGGTGCCGCCCAAAATGTTCCCGGTGCCGGAGGGCGTGGTCAGCGCCTATATCGACACGGCTACCGGCAAGCTGGCCGACGCTAGCTGCGGTGATAAGGAGCTGGAGGTGTTTATTGCCGGCACCGAACCAAAAGAAACCTGCACCGGCTCAGCTCCGCCGGCTAAATCGGAGCCCGCTCCGGAACCGGCCAAGGAGCAAAGCCATTCGTGGTGGCAGGATTTGAAGCGCTGGTGGATGGAATAA
- a CDS encoding YwhD family protein, producing MDNTPNAGKKPLSLNIISSNDRSKHKGFGAGSIDLNNVSPVIIDGGEAKIDIGAMHAKSKVERGIKFSANREDVPNGRQVWVVWVAVDQTEEGKCYGGATACEMLIDTDAKRGWKILADHVNKLDYALKRKIMLDDLGSEEKAALKQLLMSHNEEWWDRTPEAFKAALN from the coding sequence ATGGACAATACGCCGAACGCGGGCAAGAAACCGCTGAGTTTGAATATTATAAGCAGCAATGACCGCAGCAAACACAAAGGTTTTGGAGCGGGATCCATCGATTTGAACAACGTTTCTCCGGTCATCATCGACGGCGGGGAAGCCAAGATTGATATTGGAGCCATGCACGCGAAAAGCAAAGTGGAGCGGGGCATCAAGTTCTCTGCCAACCGGGAGGACGTGCCGAACGGACGCCAGGTATGGGTCGTTTGGGTGGCTGTGGACCAGACAGAAGAGGGCAAATGCTACGGCGGAGCGACCGCCTGTGAGATGCTGATCGATACGGATGCGAAACGCGGCTGGAAGATCCTTGCCGATCATGTCAATAAGCTCGATTACGCGCTTAAACGCAAGATCATGCTGGACGATCTGGGCAGCGAAGAGAAAGCAGCGCTTAAGCAGCTGCTGATGAGCCACAATGAAGAATGGTGGGATCGGACGCCGGAAGCTTTTAAAGCGGCTTTGAATTAA
- a CDS encoding M1 family metallopeptidase, whose translation MFAPRKRTKTLTILAAALLLLGGSLWGFTQLRTGQPAAPALSLAPDQAKPSLTDAASPPVKESVQQPSAEVLSNRVTEYHIDAKLDETNGSLIGTETLSWTHPGKKPVNEIYLHLYANAFSSADSTFMKESGGVLRGDAMPQNGWGSISLTEIRTTDGLSLLHRLQYVQPDDGNIKDKTLVKVRLPQAVQGGETLTLKIGFQVKLPKVFARMGTAGNFVMAGQWFPKMSVYEPAGTRGRAQEGWNLHEYHGNSEFYSDFGIYSVKINVPQNYIVAATGFPTKSAAVKDARKTYQFYADDVHDFAWAASPDFVYAEEPFASDNVPGVRIKLYLDPAHKDLKDRYFYAAKAALASYSKSYGPYPYSTLSIVVPPADGNGAGGMEYPTLITAFGATSDSPGYDLERTVVHEIGHQYFYGMIASNEFEEPWLDEAFTSYAEDKVMEKEYGVNANLTIQSAMITHPQSLDQAAWKYGDSRTYALNVYTRGKLVLMDIERQIGTKQMNKVMKTYALKYRFKHPTTADFQRVLEQVTKKAWGDYFNNYVYNGKMADYAVDSIATDQKEQNGETVYEATVSISRRGASTTPVPILFTFTDGHEIRKEWDGKVPLAEFKVQYKQPLAWVMIDPAYTLLLENQHINNFLKAEVDPSVGFRWNLGIAKLVDALLGLLSW comes from the coding sequence ATGTTTGCACCAAGGAAACGGACCAAAACCTTAACCATCCTGGCGGCCGCCCTGCTCCTGCTGGGCGGGTCGCTTTGGGGATTTACACAGCTGCGTACGGGCCAGCCGGCTGCTCCTGCTCTTTCTCTTGCTCCCGATCAGGCCAAGCCCTCTCTCACGGATGCTGCAAGCCCTCCCGTAAAGGAGAGCGTACAGCAGCCCAGCGCCGAGGTGCTCAGCAACCGGGTCACCGAATACCACATCGACGCAAAGCTGGATGAAACGAACGGCAGCCTGATCGGTACGGAGACGCTCAGCTGGACTCATCCCGGCAAGAAGCCGGTCAACGAGATTTATCTTCATCTTTATGCCAATGCTTTTTCGTCAGCGGATTCAACCTTTATGAAGGAATCGGGGGGCGTTCTCCGGGGAGACGCGATGCCCCAGAACGGATGGGGTTCGATCAGCCTGACGGAGATCCGGACGACCGACGGACTTTCCCTGCTCCACCGCCTCCAGTATGTGCAGCCCGATGACGGCAACATAAAGGACAAGACCCTCGTTAAAGTCCGCTTGCCCCAAGCAGTTCAAGGCGGCGAAACCCTAACGCTCAAGATCGGATTCCAGGTCAAGCTGCCCAAAGTATTTGCGCGGATGGGCACAGCCGGCAATTTTGTCATGGCCGGACAGTGGTTCCCCAAGATGAGCGTCTATGAGCCGGCCGGAACTCGCGGCAGAGCGCAGGAGGGCTGGAACCTCCATGAATATCACGGCAATTCCGAGTTTTACTCCGATTTCGGCATATACAGTGTCAAGATCAATGTGCCGCAAAATTACATCGTCGCCGCCACCGGCTTCCCTACTAAATCGGCTGCCGTTAAGGATGCCAGAAAGACCTATCAGTTCTACGCCGACGATGTGCATGATTTTGCCTGGGCCGCCTCCCCCGACTTCGTATACGCCGAAGAGCCGTTCGCTTCGGACAACGTGCCCGGCGTGCGGATCAAGCTGTACCTCGACCCGGCCCACAAGGATTTAAAGGACCGTTATTTCTACGCTGCCAAAGCAGCACTCGCCTCCTACAGCAAATCCTACGGGCCTTATCCTTACTCCACGCTGTCGATCGTGGTGCCTCCGGCGGACGGCAACGGAGCAGGGGGCATGGAATACCCGACGCTGATTACGGCGTTTGGAGCAACCAGCGACTCGCCGGGTTACGATCTGGAGAGGACTGTGGTGCACGAGATCGGGCACCAATATTTTTACGGGATGATCGCCAGCAATGAATTCGAGGAGCCTTGGCTGGATGAAGCCTTCACCTCCTATGCCGAGGACAAGGTGATGGAGAAGGAATACGGCGTGAACGCCAATCTGACGATCCAATCCGCGATGATCACTCATCCGCAATCGCTGGATCAGGCAGCCTGGAAATATGGAGATTCGCGCACTTACGCGCTGAACGTCTATACCCGGGGCAAACTCGTCTTGATGGATATTGAACGACAGATCGGCACCAAACAGATGAACAAGGTCATGAAGACCTATGCCCTTAAATATCGCTTCAAGCATCCTACGACCGCCGACTTCCAGCGTGTGCTGGAGCAGGTTACCAAGAAAGCCTGGGGCGATTACTTCAATAACTATGTATATAACGGAAAAATGGCCGATTATGCCGTAGACAGCATCGCCACGGATCAGAAGGAGCAAAACGGCGAAACCGTCTATGAAGCGACTGTATCCATCAGCCGCCGGGGGGCGTCTACGACGCCGGTGCCAATCCTGTTTACCTTCACCGACGGCCATGAAATCCGCAAGGAATGGGACGGCAAAGTGCCTTTGGCTGAATTCAAAGTCCAGTATAAACAACCTTTGGCTTGGGTCATGATTGACCCCGCCTATACGCTCCTGCTGGAGAATCAACATATCAACAACTTCCTGAAAGCCGAAGTGGATCCGTCCGTCGGATTCAGATGGAATCTGGGCATCGCCAAGCTTGTAGACGCTCTGCTTGGGCTGCTGTCATGGTGA
- a CDS encoding C40 family peptidase — protein sequence MKKKLAAAAVGFALMFTLGTSAFAADTQLDKAVSGALGTPYKTGGTTTNGFDCSGFTRYVFAKLGITLPHQSGSQFKMGKAVEKNQLIPGDLVFFNTSGNGVSHVGVYVGDGKFAHASSSKGVIISKLSESYYVNRYVGAKRIMSSDVYQSVAAEDSVDDDNVE from the coding sequence TTGAAGAAGAAGTTGGCAGCAGCAGCAGTAGGTTTTGCATTAATGTTCACGCTGGGTACAAGCGCATTTGCAGCGGACACTCAGCTGGACAAAGCGGTGAGCGGTGCTTTGGGTACGCCTTATAAAACTGGAGGAACAACCACCAACGGTTTCGATTGCTCCGGCTTTACAAGATATGTATTCGCCAAGCTCGGCATCACACTCCCGCACCAATCCGGATCGCAGTTCAAAATGGGCAAGGCGGTAGAGAAAAACCAGCTCATTCCAGGCGATCTGGTGTTCTTCAACACTAGCGGCAACGGGGTTTCCCACGTAGGGGTTTACGTAGGAGACGGCAAATTTGCTCATGCATCCTCTTCTAAAGGCGTGATCATCAGCAAATTGAGCGAAAGCTATTATGTCAACCGCTATGTTGGAGCCAAACGCATCATGAGCAGTGACGTTTACCAGTCGGTTGCCGCAGAGGACTCTGTGGATGACGACAACGTAGAATAA
- a CDS encoding C40 family peptidase encodes MRKTLTAAAVGLAILLSAGTLGTSTASASTLSSVVSSVYGTPYKMGATGNGAFDCSGFTKYVFQKMGVTLARQSAAQYKQGTAVAKSQLKAGDLVFFNTLGNGVSHVGIYMGSGSFAHASSSKGVRVDKLSNSYYANRYVGAKRILSQYSYKTFAVNL; translated from the coding sequence TTGAGAAAGACATTAACAGCTGCGGCAGTGGGTTTAGCCATTCTTCTGTCCGCCGGAACATTAGGGACAAGCACGGCCTCTGCATCGACACTGAGCTCCGTTGTCAGCTCGGTATACGGTACCCCATACAAAATGGGAGCTACCGGCAACGGCGCGTTTGATTGCTCCGGATTCACGAAATACGTATTTCAGAAAATGGGCGTAACCCTTGCCCGCCAATCGGCCGCACAGTACAAACAAGGTACTGCCGTTGCCAAAAGCCAATTGAAAGCCGGGGATTTGGTCTTCTTTAACACACTCGGCAACGGCGTCTCCCATGTCGGGATTTACATGGGCAGCGGCTCCTTTGCGCACGCCTCCTCTTCGAAAGGCGTACGCGTAGACAAGCTCAGCAACAGCTACTATGCCAACCGTTATGTTGGAGCCAAACGCATTTTAAGCCAATATTCGTACAAAACTTTTGCTGTGAATCTGTAA
- a CDS encoding GNAT family N-acetyltransferase — MEEHHGAEICTWKYEPPYNIYGWLPWEQMKGLGVEFGDPEIRRQQYAALLDDGGMLCGFAQFFPLEGVTRLGIGMKPELCGHGRGAAFVAAIVQEALRRKPENEVDLEVLTWNSRAIRAYQRAGFTITDLYERQTPDGMMPFYCMVYQPGGDGEADGPEREPSTEGP; from the coding sequence ATGGAAGAGCACCACGGAGCCGAAATTTGTACCTGGAAGTATGAGCCTCCCTATAACATATATGGCTGGCTCCCCTGGGAGCAGATGAAAGGACTCGGCGTTGAATTCGGCGATCCGGAGATTCGCAGGCAGCAGTATGCAGCTCTGCTGGATGATGGCGGCATGCTGTGCGGATTCGCGCAGTTCTTCCCGCTCGAAGGTGTCACCCGGCTCGGCATCGGCATGAAGCCGGAGCTGTGCGGACACGGCCGGGGAGCAGCTTTTGTTGCTGCGATTGTCCAGGAAGCACTTCGCCGCAAGCCGGAGAATGAAGTCGATCTGGAGGTGCTGACCTGGAACAGCCGAGCCATCCGCGCTTATCAGAGGGCCGGTTTTACCATAACAGATTTGTATGAGCGCCAGACGCCGGACGGTATGATGCCGTTCTACTGCATGGTGTATCAGCCGGGCGGAGATGGGGAGGCTGACGGGCCGGAGCGCGAACCAAGCACAGAAGGCCCTTAA
- a CDS encoding 4a-hydroxytetrahydrobiopterin dehydratase, producing MPFSPEEVETHLQKLEGWELEEGRWIVRKFNFSSYMKGIAFVTEVAAISEAFEHHPFITIDYKVVTLRLTSWEEGGITGVDIKEAQQYNEAFEKMRSAE from the coding sequence ATGCCATTTTCACCTGAAGAGGTTGAAACGCATTTGCAGAAGCTTGAGGGCTGGGAACTGGAGGAAGGCCGCTGGATCGTGCGGAAGTTCAATTTCTCCAGCTATATGAAAGGAATTGCATTTGTAACTGAGGTAGCGGCCATTTCAGAGGCTTTCGAGCACCATCCTTTTATTACGATAGATTACAAGGTCGTAACGCTCCGTCTGACTTCCTGGGAGGAAGGCGGCATTACGGGTGTGGATATTAAGGAAGCTCAGCAATATAACGAAGCGTTTGAGAAGATGCGCAGCGCAGAGTGA